A window of Oncorhynchus kisutch isolate 150728-3 linkage group LG10, Okis_V2, whole genome shotgun sequence contains these coding sequences:
- the pot1 gene encoding protection of telomeres protein 1 isoform X3, which produces MPVLVVKDGPGPGTQVPPQLQRIPIPLLSPTSDCTGKTVKGRVVHKGPLVSMGEDNYVLKTVIQEVDSQQNMSPEHSSINIILFGALAKDYSESVSQGDMLLVTGFSVGNSPTAQKDKLHACNLQLAGDDAWMYVWPSTVSPRESVPRKRTSPASTEVTKAVKVVKYTYVPLSDLKPGVVVNVYAVVTFFKQPFRTKGTDYCSTLKITDQSNKKVGCTIFCDKLEEHPKIFKMGDIIRLHRVKTQLFNGAISLLTSHGFSVVTFDGMVGSPVVPRTSSESFKFGEEDCQVVEALRTWAANQSLVPAQPCVPLSAVQPKTYFDLTCQLLAKAPVDSSCTLLKVWDGSKCPHPLLDVFVEPNTLEGSPTLSKDMANLTANVLVYDNHVEVARQFKPGSYLRIYNLHAVPGASRLPSNDSVQSDQTGHLGFHLHGGTSYGRGLRVLPEDSPDILDLKKILETFSESDINDSSMFEVWSTPPESFERTCDHTVEQVSLAEVKSRSPPQVFHVQVQLKSYQPQRLYQSLKLFCHKCKTIRDVPDDVTVGGLFSEAQKDVGPCNNGYWTLVLPLPREPPSESPSRTLTLLMSSQLMGKGKAKELIFLMGATLEETCRIASAYSNIVPVTSPQGTMTPLDLSAPFLFRGTKRYYGCKQCSQLKVGESLGEGVEVWDEKSVADALGVQLLQYGLLMKLELQDGTGFLEALLWRDAESFFHVSAEDAAADQEAQDRVQETMDRLCPPGSSTAERPWMDLCLSAYTVEENGQRRACYQICHTGTRGTNPHTHPHASPRDT; this is translated from the exons ATGCCTGTCCTTGTGGTCAAGGACGGGCCCGGTCCCGGCACCCAGGTTCCCCCTCAACTCCAGAGGATCCCCATTCCACTCCTCAGCCCTACCTCAGACTGCACTGGCAAGACTGTGAAG GGGAGAGTAGTTCACAAAGGGCCATTGGTATCCATGGGAGAAGACAACTATGTCCTGAAGACTGTGATTCAAG AAGTAGACTCCCAACAGAACATGTCCCCGGAACACTCATCCATCAATATCATCCTGTTTGGTGCGCTGGCGAAGGACTACTCCGAATCCGTCAGTCAAGGG GACATGCTGCTGGTGACTGGCTTCTCTGTGGGCAATTCTCCCACAGCTCAAAAGGACAAGCTCCATGCCTGTAACCTGCAGCTAGCTGGAGATGATGCCTGGATGTAT GTGTGGCCATCTACTGTAAGCCCGAGAGAATCTGTACCCCGCAAAAGAACCTCTCCAGCCAGCACTGAG GTCACTAAGGCAGTGAAGGTGGTTAAGTACACCTACGTCCCACTGAGCGACCTGAAGCCTGGGGTAGTGGTGAATGTCTACGCTGTGGTCACCTTCTTCAAGCAGCCATTCCGGACCAAGGGGACAG ATTACTGCTCCACACTGAAGATTACAGACCAATCAAATAAAAAAGTGGGCTGTACCATCTTTTGTGACAAGCTCGAGGAACACCCTAAAATCTTCAAAATGGGAGACATCATACGCCTACACAGAGTCAAG accCAGCTTTTTAATGGAGCCATTAGCCTTTTGACCAGCCATGGTTTCTCTGTGGTCACCTTTGATGGAATGGTAGGCAGTCCCGTGGTCCCTCGTACCTCCAGCGAGTCCTTCAAATTTGGGGAGGAAGACTGCCAGGTCGTGGAGGCCCTGCGCACATGGGCAGCCAACCAGTCTCTGGTTCCTGCCCAGCCCTGTGTACCCCTGTCGGCAGTACAGCCCAAGACTTACTTTGACCTGACCTGCCAACTGCTGGCTAAAGCCCCTGTGGACAGCAGCTGCACCCTGTTGAAG GTTTGGGACGGATCAAAGTGCCCTCACCCCCTGCTGGATGTATTTGTGGAGCCCAACACTCTTGAAGGAAGTCCCACGTTGTCCAAGGACATGGCAAACCTCACAGCCAACGTCTTGGTCTACGACAACCATGTAGAGGTCGCCCGGCAGTTTAAG CCCGGGTCATACCTTCGGATATACAACCTACATGCAGTTCCTGGGGCTAGTCGGTTGCCAAGCAATGACTCTGTCCAGTCTGATCAGACGGGACACCTGGGTTTCCACCTGCATGGGGGCACCTCCTACGGCAGGGGGTTACGTGTGCTGCCTGAAGACAGCCCAGATATACTGGACCTCAAAAA GATCTTGGAGACATTCTCTGAGTCTGACATAAATGACTCGTCCATGTTTGAAGTCTGGAGTACACCACCAGAGTCTTTTG AGAGGACGTGTGACCACACTGTGGAACAGGTGAGTCTGGCTGAAGTGAAGAGCAGAAGCCCCCCTCAGGTGTTCCACGTTCAGGTTCAGCTCAAGTCTTACCAGCCTCAGAGACTCTACCAGTCCCTGAAACTCTTCTGTCACAAGTGTAAAACCAT ACGCGACGTCCCTGATGATGTCACAGTGGGGGGCTTGTTCTCAGAAGCCCAGAAGGACGTTGGACCATGTAATAATGGTTACTGGACTCTGGTTCTGCCTCTCCCCAGAGAGCCTCCTTCTGAATCCCCCAGCCGGACCCTGACCCTTCTGATGTCCAGTCAGCTAATGGGAAAGGGCAAGGCAAAGGAGCTGATCTTCCTTATGG GGGCTACCTTGGAGGAGACGTGTCGGATAGCATCCGCGTACAGTAACATTGTGCCAGTGACATCACCACAAGGAACCATGACCCCGCTGGATCTCTCGGCTCCCTTCCTCTTCCGGGGCACGAAAAGATACTATGG ATGCAAACAGTGCTCCCAACTAAAAGTGGGAGAATCATTGGGAGAAGGAGTAGAGGTTTGGGATGAGAAAAGTGTGGCAGACG CTCTCGGGGTGCAGCTGCTGCAGTATGGCCTACTGATGAAGCTTGAGCTGCAGGATGGCACCGGCTTCCTGGAGGCCCTGCTCTGGAGAGATGCA GAATCCTTCTTCCACGTGTCAGCTGAGGACGCAGCAGCTGACCAGGAGGCACAAGACCGGGTCCAGGAAACCATGGACAGACTCTGCCCACCAGGGAGTAGTACGG CGGAGAGGCCCTGGATGGACCTGTGTCTCAGTGCCTACACAGTGGAGGAGAACGGCCAGAGACGGGCCTGCTACCAGATCTGCCACACTGGTACCAGAGGCACTAACCCACATACACACCCTCACGCCTCGCCTAGAGACACATAG
- the pot1 gene encoding protection of telomeres protein 1 isoform X1: protein MPVLVVKDGPGPGTQVPPQLQRIPIPLLSPTSDCTGKTVKGRVVHKGPLVSMGEDNYVLKTVIQEVDSQQNMSPEHSSINIILFGALAKDYSESVSQGDMLLVTGFSVGNSPTAQKDKLHACNLQLAGDDAWMYVWPSTVSPRESVPRKRTSPASTEVTKAVKVVKYTYVPLSDLKPGVVVNVYAVVTFFKQPFRTKGTDYCSTLKITDQSNKKVGCTIFCDKLEEHPKIFKMGDIIRLHRVKTQLFNGAISLLTSHGFSVVTFDGMVGSPVVPRTSSESFKFGEEDCQVVEALRTWAANQSLVPAQPCVPLSAVQPKTYFDLTCQLLAKAPVDSSCTLLKVWDGSKCPHPLLDVFVEPNTLEGSPTLSKDMANLTANVLVYDNHVEVARQFKPGSYLRIYNLHAVPGASRLPSNDSVQSDQTGHLGFHLHGGTSYGRGLRVLPEDSPDILDLKKILETFSESDINDSSMFEVWSTPPESFGTAPDEIATERTCDHTVEQVSLAEVKSRSPPQVFHVQVQLKSYQPQRLYQSLKLFCHKCKTIRDVPDDVTVGGLFSEAQKDVGPCNNGYWTLVLPLPREPPSESPSRTLTLLMSSQLMGKGKAKELIFLMGATLEETCRIASAYSNIVPVTSPQGTMTPLDLSAPFLFRGTKRYYGCKQCSQLKVGESLGEGVEVWDEKSVADALGVQLLQYGLLMKLELQDGTGFLEALLWRDAESFFHVSAEDAAADQEAQDRVQETMDRLCPPGSSTAERPWMDLCLSAYTVEENGQRRACYQICHTGTRGTNPHTHPHASPRDT from the exons ATGCCTGTCCTTGTGGTCAAGGACGGGCCCGGTCCCGGCACCCAGGTTCCCCCTCAACTCCAGAGGATCCCCATTCCACTCCTCAGCCCTACCTCAGACTGCACTGGCAAGACTGTGAAG GGGAGAGTAGTTCACAAAGGGCCATTGGTATCCATGGGAGAAGACAACTATGTCCTGAAGACTGTGATTCAAG AAGTAGACTCCCAACAGAACATGTCCCCGGAACACTCATCCATCAATATCATCCTGTTTGGTGCGCTGGCGAAGGACTACTCCGAATCCGTCAGTCAAGGG GACATGCTGCTGGTGACTGGCTTCTCTGTGGGCAATTCTCCCACAGCTCAAAAGGACAAGCTCCATGCCTGTAACCTGCAGCTAGCTGGAGATGATGCCTGGATGTAT GTGTGGCCATCTACTGTAAGCCCGAGAGAATCTGTACCCCGCAAAAGAACCTCTCCAGCCAGCACTGAG GTCACTAAGGCAGTGAAGGTGGTTAAGTACACCTACGTCCCACTGAGCGACCTGAAGCCTGGGGTAGTGGTGAATGTCTACGCTGTGGTCACCTTCTTCAAGCAGCCATTCCGGACCAAGGGGACAG ATTACTGCTCCACACTGAAGATTACAGACCAATCAAATAAAAAAGTGGGCTGTACCATCTTTTGTGACAAGCTCGAGGAACACCCTAAAATCTTCAAAATGGGAGACATCATACGCCTACACAGAGTCAAG accCAGCTTTTTAATGGAGCCATTAGCCTTTTGACCAGCCATGGTTTCTCTGTGGTCACCTTTGATGGAATGGTAGGCAGTCCCGTGGTCCCTCGTACCTCCAGCGAGTCCTTCAAATTTGGGGAGGAAGACTGCCAGGTCGTGGAGGCCCTGCGCACATGGGCAGCCAACCAGTCTCTGGTTCCTGCCCAGCCCTGTGTACCCCTGTCGGCAGTACAGCCCAAGACTTACTTTGACCTGACCTGCCAACTGCTGGCTAAAGCCCCTGTGGACAGCAGCTGCACCCTGTTGAAG GTTTGGGACGGATCAAAGTGCCCTCACCCCCTGCTGGATGTATTTGTGGAGCCCAACACTCTTGAAGGAAGTCCCACGTTGTCCAAGGACATGGCAAACCTCACAGCCAACGTCTTGGTCTACGACAACCATGTAGAGGTCGCCCGGCAGTTTAAG CCCGGGTCATACCTTCGGATATACAACCTACATGCAGTTCCTGGGGCTAGTCGGTTGCCAAGCAATGACTCTGTCCAGTCTGATCAGACGGGACACCTGGGTTTCCACCTGCATGGGGGCACCTCCTACGGCAGGGGGTTACGTGTGCTGCCTGAAGACAGCCCAGATATACTGGACCTCAAAAA GATCTTGGAGACATTCTCTGAGTCTGACATAAATGACTCGTCCATGTTTGAAGTCTGGAGTACACCACCAGAGTCTTTTG GTACTGCTCCAGATGAAATTGCTACAG AGAGGACGTGTGACCACACTGTGGAACAGGTGAGTCTGGCTGAAGTGAAGAGCAGAAGCCCCCCTCAGGTGTTCCACGTTCAGGTTCAGCTCAAGTCTTACCAGCCTCAGAGACTCTACCAGTCCCTGAAACTCTTCTGTCACAAGTGTAAAACCAT ACGCGACGTCCCTGATGATGTCACAGTGGGGGGCTTGTTCTCAGAAGCCCAGAAGGACGTTGGACCATGTAATAATGGTTACTGGACTCTGGTTCTGCCTCTCCCCAGAGAGCCTCCTTCTGAATCCCCCAGCCGGACCCTGACCCTTCTGATGTCCAGTCAGCTAATGGGAAAGGGCAAGGCAAAGGAGCTGATCTTCCTTATGG GGGCTACCTTGGAGGAGACGTGTCGGATAGCATCCGCGTACAGTAACATTGTGCCAGTGACATCACCACAAGGAACCATGACCCCGCTGGATCTCTCGGCTCCCTTCCTCTTCCGGGGCACGAAAAGATACTATGG ATGCAAACAGTGCTCCCAACTAAAAGTGGGAGAATCATTGGGAGAAGGAGTAGAGGTTTGGGATGAGAAAAGTGTGGCAGACG CTCTCGGGGTGCAGCTGCTGCAGTATGGCCTACTGATGAAGCTTGAGCTGCAGGATGGCACCGGCTTCCTGGAGGCCCTGCTCTGGAGAGATGCA GAATCCTTCTTCCACGTGTCAGCTGAGGACGCAGCAGCTGACCAGGAGGCACAAGACCGGGTCCAGGAAACCATGGACAGACTCTGCCCACCAGGGAGTAGTACGG CGGAGAGGCCCTGGATGGACCTGTGTCTCAGTGCCTACACAGTGGAGGAGAACGGCCAGAGACGGGCCTGCTACCAGATCTGCCACACTGGTACCAGAGGCACTAACCCACATACACACCCTCACGCCTCGCCTAGAGACACATAG
- the pot1 gene encoding protection of telomeres protein 1 isoform X2 has protein sequence MPVLVVKDGPGPGTQVPPQLQRIPIPLLSPTSDCTGKTVKGRVVHKGPLVSMGEDNYVLKTVIQVDSQQNMSPEHSSINIILFGALAKDYSESVSQGDMLLVTGFSVGNSPTAQKDKLHACNLQLAGDDAWMYVWPSTVSPRESVPRKRTSPASTEVTKAVKVVKYTYVPLSDLKPGVVVNVYAVVTFFKQPFRTKGTDYCSTLKITDQSNKKVGCTIFCDKLEEHPKIFKMGDIIRLHRVKTQLFNGAISLLTSHGFSVVTFDGMVGSPVVPRTSSESFKFGEEDCQVVEALRTWAANQSLVPAQPCVPLSAVQPKTYFDLTCQLLAKAPVDSSCTLLKVWDGSKCPHPLLDVFVEPNTLEGSPTLSKDMANLTANVLVYDNHVEVARQFKPGSYLRIYNLHAVPGASRLPSNDSVQSDQTGHLGFHLHGGTSYGRGLRVLPEDSPDILDLKKILETFSESDINDSSMFEVWSTPPESFGTAPDEIATERTCDHTVEQVSLAEVKSRSPPQVFHVQVQLKSYQPQRLYQSLKLFCHKCKTIRDVPDDVTVGGLFSEAQKDVGPCNNGYWTLVLPLPREPPSESPSRTLTLLMSSQLMGKGKAKELIFLMGATLEETCRIASAYSNIVPVTSPQGTMTPLDLSAPFLFRGTKRYYGCKQCSQLKVGESLGEGVEVWDEKSVADALGVQLLQYGLLMKLELQDGTGFLEALLWRDAESFFHVSAEDAAADQEAQDRVQETMDRLCPPGSSTAERPWMDLCLSAYTVEENGQRRACYQICHTGTRGTNPHTHPHASPRDT, from the exons ATGCCTGTCCTTGTGGTCAAGGACGGGCCCGGTCCCGGCACCCAGGTTCCCCCTCAACTCCAGAGGATCCCCATTCCACTCCTCAGCCCTACCTCAGACTGCACTGGCAAGACTGTGAAG GGGAGAGTAGTTCACAAAGGGCCATTGGTATCCATGGGAGAAGACAACTATGTCCTGAAGACTGTGATTCAAG TAGACTCCCAACAGAACATGTCCCCGGAACACTCATCCATCAATATCATCCTGTTTGGTGCGCTGGCGAAGGACTACTCCGAATCCGTCAGTCAAGGG GACATGCTGCTGGTGACTGGCTTCTCTGTGGGCAATTCTCCCACAGCTCAAAAGGACAAGCTCCATGCCTGTAACCTGCAGCTAGCTGGAGATGATGCCTGGATGTAT GTGTGGCCATCTACTGTAAGCCCGAGAGAATCTGTACCCCGCAAAAGAACCTCTCCAGCCAGCACTGAG GTCACTAAGGCAGTGAAGGTGGTTAAGTACACCTACGTCCCACTGAGCGACCTGAAGCCTGGGGTAGTGGTGAATGTCTACGCTGTGGTCACCTTCTTCAAGCAGCCATTCCGGACCAAGGGGACAG ATTACTGCTCCACACTGAAGATTACAGACCAATCAAATAAAAAAGTGGGCTGTACCATCTTTTGTGACAAGCTCGAGGAACACCCTAAAATCTTCAAAATGGGAGACATCATACGCCTACACAGAGTCAAG accCAGCTTTTTAATGGAGCCATTAGCCTTTTGACCAGCCATGGTTTCTCTGTGGTCACCTTTGATGGAATGGTAGGCAGTCCCGTGGTCCCTCGTACCTCCAGCGAGTCCTTCAAATTTGGGGAGGAAGACTGCCAGGTCGTGGAGGCCCTGCGCACATGGGCAGCCAACCAGTCTCTGGTTCCTGCCCAGCCCTGTGTACCCCTGTCGGCAGTACAGCCCAAGACTTACTTTGACCTGACCTGCCAACTGCTGGCTAAAGCCCCTGTGGACAGCAGCTGCACCCTGTTGAAG GTTTGGGACGGATCAAAGTGCCCTCACCCCCTGCTGGATGTATTTGTGGAGCCCAACACTCTTGAAGGAAGTCCCACGTTGTCCAAGGACATGGCAAACCTCACAGCCAACGTCTTGGTCTACGACAACCATGTAGAGGTCGCCCGGCAGTTTAAG CCCGGGTCATACCTTCGGATATACAACCTACATGCAGTTCCTGGGGCTAGTCGGTTGCCAAGCAATGACTCTGTCCAGTCTGATCAGACGGGACACCTGGGTTTCCACCTGCATGGGGGCACCTCCTACGGCAGGGGGTTACGTGTGCTGCCTGAAGACAGCCCAGATATACTGGACCTCAAAAA GATCTTGGAGACATTCTCTGAGTCTGACATAAATGACTCGTCCATGTTTGAAGTCTGGAGTACACCACCAGAGTCTTTTG GTACTGCTCCAGATGAAATTGCTACAG AGAGGACGTGTGACCACACTGTGGAACAGGTGAGTCTGGCTGAAGTGAAGAGCAGAAGCCCCCCTCAGGTGTTCCACGTTCAGGTTCAGCTCAAGTCTTACCAGCCTCAGAGACTCTACCAGTCCCTGAAACTCTTCTGTCACAAGTGTAAAACCAT ACGCGACGTCCCTGATGATGTCACAGTGGGGGGCTTGTTCTCAGAAGCCCAGAAGGACGTTGGACCATGTAATAATGGTTACTGGACTCTGGTTCTGCCTCTCCCCAGAGAGCCTCCTTCTGAATCCCCCAGCCGGACCCTGACCCTTCTGATGTCCAGTCAGCTAATGGGAAAGGGCAAGGCAAAGGAGCTGATCTTCCTTATGG GGGCTACCTTGGAGGAGACGTGTCGGATAGCATCCGCGTACAGTAACATTGTGCCAGTGACATCACCACAAGGAACCATGACCCCGCTGGATCTCTCGGCTCCCTTCCTCTTCCGGGGCACGAAAAGATACTATGG ATGCAAACAGTGCTCCCAACTAAAAGTGGGAGAATCATTGGGAGAAGGAGTAGAGGTTTGGGATGAGAAAAGTGTGGCAGACG CTCTCGGGGTGCAGCTGCTGCAGTATGGCCTACTGATGAAGCTTGAGCTGCAGGATGGCACCGGCTTCCTGGAGGCCCTGCTCTGGAGAGATGCA GAATCCTTCTTCCACGTGTCAGCTGAGGACGCAGCAGCTGACCAGGAGGCACAAGACCGGGTCCAGGAAACCATGGACAGACTCTGCCCACCAGGGAGTAGTACGG CGGAGAGGCCCTGGATGGACCTGTGTCTCAGTGCCTACACAGTGGAGGAGAACGGCCAGAGACGGGCCTGCTACCAGATCTGCCACACTGGTACCAGAGGCACTAACCCACATACACACCCTCACGCCTCGCCTAGAGACACATAG
- the pot1 gene encoding protection of telomeres protein 1 isoform X5 codes for MLLVTGFSVGNSPTAQKDKLHACNLQLAGDDAWMYVWPSTVSPRESVPRKRTSPASTEVTKAVKVVKYTYVPLSDLKPGVVVNVYAVVTFFKQPFRTKGTDYCSTLKITDQSNKKVGCTIFCDKLEEHPKIFKMGDIIRLHRVKTQLFNGAISLLTSHGFSVVTFDGMVGSPVVPRTSSESFKFGEEDCQVVEALRTWAANQSLVPAQPCVPLSAVQPKTYFDLTCQLLAKAPVDSSCTLLKVWDGSKCPHPLLDVFVEPNTLEGSPTLSKDMANLTANVLVYDNHVEVARQFKPGSYLRIYNLHAVPGASRLPSNDSVQSDQTGHLGFHLHGGTSYGRGLRVLPEDSPDILDLKKILETFSESDINDSSMFEVWSTPPESFERTCDHTVEQVSLAEVKSRSPPQVFHVQVQLKSYQPQRLYQSLKLFCHKCKTIRDVPDDVTVGGLFSEAQKDVGPCNNGYWTLVLPLPREPPSESPSRTLTLLMSSQLMGKGKAKELIFLMGATLEETCRIASAYSNIVPVTSPQGTMTPLDLSAPFLFRGTKRYYGCKQCSQLKVGESLGEGVEVWDEKSVADALGVQLLQYGLLMKLELQDGTGFLEALLWRDAESFFHVSAEDAAADQEAQDRVQETMDRLCPPGSSTAERPWMDLCLSAYTVEENGQRRACYQICHTGTRGTNPHTHPHASPRDT; via the exons ATGCTGCTGGTGACTGGCTTCTCTGTGGGCAATTCTCCCACAGCTCAAAAGGACAAGCTCCATGCCTGTAACCTGCAGCTAGCTGGAGATGATGCCTGGATGTAT GTGTGGCCATCTACTGTAAGCCCGAGAGAATCTGTACCCCGCAAAAGAACCTCTCCAGCCAGCACTGAG GTCACTAAGGCAGTGAAGGTGGTTAAGTACACCTACGTCCCACTGAGCGACCTGAAGCCTGGGGTAGTGGTGAATGTCTACGCTGTGGTCACCTTCTTCAAGCAGCCATTCCGGACCAAGGGGACAG ATTACTGCTCCACACTGAAGATTACAGACCAATCAAATAAAAAAGTGGGCTGTACCATCTTTTGTGACAAGCTCGAGGAACACCCTAAAATCTTCAAAATGGGAGACATCATACGCCTACACAGAGTCAAG accCAGCTTTTTAATGGAGCCATTAGCCTTTTGACCAGCCATGGTTTCTCTGTGGTCACCTTTGATGGAATGGTAGGCAGTCCCGTGGTCCCTCGTACCTCCAGCGAGTCCTTCAAATTTGGGGAGGAAGACTGCCAGGTCGTGGAGGCCCTGCGCACATGGGCAGCCAACCAGTCTCTGGTTCCTGCCCAGCCCTGTGTACCCCTGTCGGCAGTACAGCCCAAGACTTACTTTGACCTGACCTGCCAACTGCTGGCTAAAGCCCCTGTGGACAGCAGCTGCACCCTGTTGAAG GTTTGGGACGGATCAAAGTGCCCTCACCCCCTGCTGGATGTATTTGTGGAGCCCAACACTCTTGAAGGAAGTCCCACGTTGTCCAAGGACATGGCAAACCTCACAGCCAACGTCTTGGTCTACGACAACCATGTAGAGGTCGCCCGGCAGTTTAAG CCCGGGTCATACCTTCGGATATACAACCTACATGCAGTTCCTGGGGCTAGTCGGTTGCCAAGCAATGACTCTGTCCAGTCTGATCAGACGGGACACCTGGGTTTCCACCTGCATGGGGGCACCTCCTACGGCAGGGGGTTACGTGTGCTGCCTGAAGACAGCCCAGATATACTGGACCTCAAAAA GATCTTGGAGACATTCTCTGAGTCTGACATAAATGACTCGTCCATGTTTGAAGTCTGGAGTACACCACCAGAGTCTTTTG AGAGGACGTGTGACCACACTGTGGAACAGGTGAGTCTGGCTGAAGTGAAGAGCAGAAGCCCCCCTCAGGTGTTCCACGTTCAGGTTCAGCTCAAGTCTTACCAGCCTCAGAGACTCTACCAGTCCCTGAAACTCTTCTGTCACAAGTGTAAAACCAT ACGCGACGTCCCTGATGATGTCACAGTGGGGGGCTTGTTCTCAGAAGCCCAGAAGGACGTTGGACCATGTAATAATGGTTACTGGACTCTGGTTCTGCCTCTCCCCAGAGAGCCTCCTTCTGAATCCCCCAGCCGGACCCTGACCCTTCTGATGTCCAGTCAGCTAATGGGAAAGGGCAAGGCAAAGGAGCTGATCTTCCTTATGG GGGCTACCTTGGAGGAGACGTGTCGGATAGCATCCGCGTACAGTAACATTGTGCCAGTGACATCACCACAAGGAACCATGACCCCGCTGGATCTCTCGGCTCCCTTCCTCTTCCGGGGCACGAAAAGATACTATGG ATGCAAACAGTGCTCCCAACTAAAAGTGGGAGAATCATTGGGAGAAGGAGTAGAGGTTTGGGATGAGAAAAGTGTGGCAGACG CTCTCGGGGTGCAGCTGCTGCAGTATGGCCTACTGATGAAGCTTGAGCTGCAGGATGGCACCGGCTTCCTGGAGGCCCTGCTCTGGAGAGATGCA GAATCCTTCTTCCACGTGTCAGCTGAGGACGCAGCAGCTGACCAGGAGGCACAAGACCGGGTCCAGGAAACCATGGACAGACTCTGCCCACCAGGGAGTAGTACGG CGGAGAGGCCCTGGATGGACCTGTGTCTCAGTGCCTACACAGTGGAGGAGAACGGCCAGAGACGGGCCTGCTACCAGATCTGCCACACTGGTACCAGAGGCACTAACCCACATACACACCCTCACGCCTCGCCTAGAGACACATAG